The following proteins are encoded in a genomic region of Nicotiana sylvestris chromosome 4, ASM39365v2, whole genome shotgun sequence:
- the LOC104247114 gene encoding amino acid permease 3-like, translated as MKMGENNNVASKHQVFDVSINVTESKCFDDDGRLKRTGSVWTASAHIITAVIGSGVLSLAWAVAQLGWIAGPIVMILFSFVTYYTSALLADCYRSGDSVSGKRNYTYMDAVQANLGGLQVKICGWIQYANLFGVAIGYTIASSISMIAIKRSNCFHKHGDQAPCQVSSTPYMIMFGIIEIIFSQIPDFDQIWWLSIVAAVMSFTYSTIGLGLGVAKVAETGKIGGSLTGISIGTVTEMQKIWKSFQALGAIAFAYSYSLILIEIQDTLKSPPSESKTMKNATLISVAVTTVFYMLCGCFGYAAFGDLAPGNLLTGFGFYNPYWLLDIANIAIVVHLVGAYQVYCQPLFAFIEKTAAEWYPESKFIAKEISVPIIGYKSFKLNLFRIIWRTIFVIITTVISMLLPFFNDIVGILGAFGFWPLTVYFPVEMYIVQKKITKWSTKWICLQMLSVACLIISIAAAAGSFAGVVSDLQVYKPFKTT; from the exons ATGAAG ATGGGAGAAAACAACAACGTTGCTTCAAAACACCAAGTGTTCGATGTTTCCATTAATGTGACTGAATCCAAGTGCTTTGACGATGATGGCCGTCTCAAAAGAACCG GGAGTGTTTGGACGGCAAGTGCTCATATCATAACAGCTGTGATTGGTTCGGGAGTTTTGTCTTTAGCATGGGCAGTAGCTCAACTTGGTTGGATTGCTGGTCCTATTGTTATGATTTTGTTCTCTTTTGTTACTTATTACACTTCCGCTCTTCTTGCCGATTGTTACCGCTCCGGCGACTCTGTTTCCGGCAAGAGAAACTATACTTACATGGATGCTGTCCAAGCCAATCTTG GTGGGCTCCAAGTCAAGATTTGTGGATGGATTCAGTATGCGAATCTTTTTGGAGTTGCTATCGGATACACCATTGCATCTTCAATTAGCATGAT AGCTATTAAAAGGTCTAATTGTTTCCACAAACATGGTGATCAAGCTCCTTGTCAAGTATCCAGCACTCCATACATGATCATGTTTGGAATAATAGAAATCATCTTCTCCCAAATTCCAGATTTTGATCAGATTTGGTGGCTTTCAATTGTGGCTGCCGTTATGTCTTTCACTTACTCTACTATTGGACTAGGATTAGGAGTTGCTAAAGTGGCAG AAACTGGAAAAATCGGAGGAAGTCTCACTGGAATTAGCATCGGAACTGTGACTGAAATGCAAAAGATTTGGAAAAGCTTCCAAGCCCTTGGAGCTATCGCTTTTGCCTATTCTTACTCTCTCATCCTTATTGAGATTCAG GATACACTCAAATCTCCACCGTCAGAATCCAAGACAATGAAAAATGCAACTCTAATTAGTGTAGCAGTAACAACAGTTTTCTACATGCTCTGTGGCTGCTTTGGCTATGCAGCATTTGGAGATCTTGCTCCTGGAAACTTACTAACTGGTTTTGGATTCTACAATCCTTATTGGCTACTCGATATAGCGAACATAGCCATTGTCGTCCACCTTGTTGGTGCATACCAGGTTTACTGCCAGCCCCTTTTCGCCTTCATTGAAAAAACAGCAGCAGAATGGTACCCCGAGAGTAAATTCATTGCCAAAGAGATTAGTGTCCCGATTATAGGCTATAAATCCTTTAAACTCAACCTTTTCCGCATAATTTGGAGGACTATTTTCGTCATCATCACCACGGTCATATCTATGCTATTGCCATTCTTCAATGACATAGTTGGAATTCTTGGAGCCTTTGGGTTTTGGCCGCTAACAGTCTATTTCCCGGTGGAAATGTACATTGTGCAAAAGAAGATAACAAAATGGAGCACAAAATGGATTTGCCTTCAAATGCTTAGTGTTGCTTGCCTTATTATCTCAATTGCTGCAGCTGCTGGTTCTTTTGCTGGCGTTGTATCTGATCTACAAGTTTACAAGCCTTTTAAGACGACTTGA